TTAATCTAATTTTGCATGTGTTTcattctgcagatttttttggTAAGAGTGAGAACTCTTTGAAGGAATATCACTGTTCTGGTTATTATAGTTGTATTCCTCCTCTGTACCAATTAGATAAGCAAACGTAAAaaattctcaaatattttattggatGAACTATATAAAATCCTGTGATCTTGTAACCTATCGTCGAGAAACTGTTGACCTTGCTCATATGGACATTTTCCTAGTATTTCTTCAAGTGGCACTTTTAAGTGAAGGTATACTTGCACAAATAAACAATATTACTCAATTTAATTATGATTAATTACAAGAGATGCATCTTTGTGGTTGTTTGGTtaccaaagtttttttttgttttgttttgttttgttttttcctactgaaaacaaaagctcagCTTATTCtttaagagaaaggaaagtgtAAAGTTGTAAAATGTCTTCTTCAAGATCATGGGAGAGGAGGATTGCAAAGGTACTTTAACAAAATgcagttgtatttttctttttgagagaTAGGTGAAAACATATGCATCTGAGCAATTAGAAATGCAATAATccatttcttcttaaaatgttacgtatattttcatttgatatcAGTATAAAGTATGGAATTATTCAAATAATTAGTTACTCAGCAGGTTAGTATGAAAATTCTATATACCAATGCATTTGGTCTATCGAGAAAAAAATTTGGtgagatatttaaataaagcaagtaTAATCTGTATTTATTCAGTGGGACAGGAAGTGTGAAATTTTCATATCAGTGCTCCCAGTTAGACTTGTATTCATGTACTGTTTTATAACACTCTGTGGAGCTGTTTTTGcatgaaagaaatgagattCTTGTTTCTAAGCTCTAATAAGTGTAAGTTCTAAATGTAACGATTCTAGAGGTAGGCGTGCAAGGTATATCCACAAGGTTCTTGTTACCATGTACCATGTGCACAGTGAAGGCTGTGGTGATGGGTACCTGTTTTTCATAAACAAATCCCCTCCAGAAGCTCTGTCCATGGTGCTGAAATGTGACATGCCCTTTCAGCATCTTTATCTGATACATTTCAatgtgcctgtgtgtgcagCAGAGATTCATcgagtttattttttttttcctcagcgAAGCATATAAAATCTATGAATATCCTATTGTTTGATAGTTTATAATTAACATCAGGTTGCTCTTTCTGCCTTTGACAACTTTGAAAACAACCTTTGTGATTTTGAAATCCTGGGATTTAATTATAAAAAGGACATCtttaacatgaaaatatgtTATTCATTAGCAGTaggtaaaatgaaatgatttttccatGTTATAAACGTTTAAAGAccaataatattttgaaagtatgtaaaaaaaacacactataaATAAGTGGAAAAGTTAATGTCTATGCACAAGAAGTAGCTCGTCTGCTTCTACCTCCAAAAATCTTGTCAGTGATTCCACAGCCAAGTctataaaaaaatgtaagttattatagagttttaaaaatataaagtttaCTAATGACTTACAAGAAATATTCATCACTTCTATTTTTACTGTGTAATTCAAGCTACCTATTCatccaataaatatttaattcccTAAGTACAATTTACaatgataccttttttttttttttttccccctatttgTATATATAACTATCaactgaaataatataaaaattttgCTACCATTTCTTTGTTTGGAGTCACCATATTTTTTCATCAGCTATTTTAACAGTCAGATATCTTTTCTGTACTGGACTTAGGAGTAGTCACTTTTTTCATCCTAACAGAATTGGTTTTAGCTTGTAATCAACATTCTGATCAACAGTTTTTTGTGCACATTTGCTGCTTATGGGCCCAGTCCTACTCCCGTGAGAACTTTAACTTCAATATGAGTAGAGTCAGGTATTCAATGTTCTCTTTTCgtcttgtttcatttcatttctactAATAATGTTTCTGTCAGTCATTTATTGCTTGTTACACTGTGAAAGCTGGGGAGGTTTATAAGCTAGTCAGTTGTTGTTATTGCTGAACAGAAGTGTGCAGGTCCAGAAAGAAATCCTTAATATCATCTAAACTGTTCAAACTAGTTCACTCTATCGCCAGCCTAAAGTTTAGACATTACTAATAAATGAATTACCCTTTTGACTGAAGACAAAATAttgaatttacattttctgagTCTAAAAATTGCATTTAGTTTTCAGGTTTCTGGGGAGGTATCAAAGCAATTCAAAATGTGCTTTAAGCAGTAGCTAACAGCCTGTTGCTCTATCAGTCTTATGCCTCCTTTCTGCacttcttctctcttcctcctcccacagTAAGCAACATGTAAAATACAACATTATTACTTAACAATATGGGTAAGTACTTTGTGAAAGTGTTTATTGTGTAGTTCATTGCAGTTGTACAGCCTAAAACCAGCAAAAATAACCTATGTGCTCAGATTGGCGTTTCAACAGGAGAATAtgtaaggaaatattttatcagaCTTTATAATGAATTTGTTTATTGTTAGACAAGAGCTCCCAGAATatgttttggaaacaaacaagacaaaaactgttttgattttaatcaaaaatgtattttcctcatAAAAAAATTTTACATACTCACTGTGTCTACTCTACAGAATTTGTCCATTTCATTACACCATGTGTCAATCCTAGTATATCTGTTCACTGCAAAAACTCGTGGCTAGTGTGTGTAATACAGCACAGGAGGAGGTATTGCTCAGGTCCACTACTTTtatgtaataataattaaaaaaaaatacagaaaatgtggCTACTTTCACTGTATTCCAGACTTAAAAGTCTCATGAAAGTTctagaaaatgaagttaatcGTATTTGGTTGGTAGAATACCCTTAGAAGccatatttaaaattcttctcttaTGCTGAGGCAGTACATATTCCCATTTGTCAACAGCGGCAAAGTCCAGGCATCtgatttctaaatgaaatactttttcttgttCCCTTTTTATTCAGCACAAATGCAGtcatgtgatttttatttcagaaattgatTGATATTTATGACATATTGGTTGGTACACCTATTACAGTTGCTTTTACTTccattgctgtgcttttttctttgcccATGTCCCAAAGACTGATTAAAGGAGGATAAAGCTCATTGAGTGAAAAGGATTGCTTCTTCAGGTAAATCTTTAGATAGCTGTGTCCGACGTCATAGTTCATCTCTCGTGAGACGCAGCTGTAGAAATATACAACAGAGATGATTCCCAGAAGAGTACCAAGGCAGACAAGGAATCCTATTATGTTGTTCTTTTCATAGCGTTTCACTGCTAAGTCCAGTCCTTTTGTGGTTACATTGACAcattgtttcttattttgtggATAGATAGTGGGAATATCTATACAAATTTTGTATTCAGTTGATGGATTTAAATGTGTAAGGTTGTATACCTGTATATCAGATGGTACTCGAGCGCTCTGTGCAGCCTGAGagttttcagctttcagaaaagcagtcCATCTAACGCTGGACTTCAGAATTTTAGAACTTGCTTTCCATGAAACCAAAACAGAATTAgattttatgtcttttattttaatgttcaaaGGTCCATTGCTGTCCTGAGGGAAAGAGCCATCCACTTTAATCATGACTGACTTTAGGTCTGCCCCAACTAAATTTGTTGCTATGCATGTGTATAAGccactttctttttgtgttaCATCACTTATGTCTAATGTTCCTTCAGAGTGAATGTAGTACTTATTAGAAATAGTATTAGGCAAAAGTTTGTGTCCTGATGGCGTTATCCAGTAGATTTCAGGTTCTGGTTCTGCTGTTGCTCTGCAGTGTAAGGAAACATGGCTGCCAGTTTTCAAGTCCAGAGTAGATGGAAAGCTTTCAGGAGCTATCAGAGGGAGACAGATTTCCATCATTTCTCGGAAGTGTATCTGTCTGACGTTCTGGCCTTGGAATTCGGGAGGGTCTACACAAAACAGAGACTCTGGCTCCATGAAGcgaatatttgttttattcatgttaATCCAGCGGATGACACAATCACATCTAATGGGATTGCTGTGTATACTGACTTCCTTCAGGTTAGGCAACGATTCAATTGTGCTGCGGTACAGGGCACTCAGCGCGTTGCTGTTGAGCATGAGTGATTCCAGCTTGGGAAGTCTGTAGAATGCATTTGGATGAATGTATGATAATCTGGGGTTGTTGGTAgcttctatttttcttaaatctggCAAATTATCAACAGCAAGGCTATCTATGGAAATCAGTTCAGGCATGTTATTAATTCCTAACTCTTTTAGGTGCAGCATATTGCTAAAGTCTCCTCTTCGTATTCTGTTAATGGGATTCTTATTTAGGTCCAGAAATTTAAGATTTGTAACCTTTTGAAGAGCAATGTGGGGCACTCTAGCAAATCTattgtcataaaaggaaatgctttctaAGTTGTCAAGGCCAGCCAAGGCATTATCTGGTATTTCAGTGAGATTTATTCCAGCTAAAACTAGGCTGCGCAGATTGGTAAGGGCCTTGAAGTTCATATCTTCGATTCTGATTATTGGATTTTCTCCAATCATGAGAATCTCCAGATTAGGAATAGCTTCAAACCACTTACTGTTGATCATTTGCAGACCATTTGAATTGAGATGAAGTCTGAGAAGATTATTGAGGCCTATGAAAGCTCCAGGTGCAATCACAGAAAGCAGGTTATGATTAATGTAAAGCTCTTGTAAATTGTGGAGTCCAGAGAGACATTCTTCAGGGAGTTCAgtaagtttgttttcttcaaggtACACAGAAAGCAACTGTGGTATCTTTGTAAGATTAATGCTGGCCACTGAGGATAAATTGTTCTGAGATAAATCTAGACCAGTTAAATTCACTGGAAAGTCTACTGAGTGTTCAATTTTTGCAATATTGTTAGTCTGTAGAAGTAAAACCTGTGTGTCGGCAGGCAGTCTggctggaaaattaaaaaggccTAAATCATTACAGTCCACTGTTGGAGCCTCCATATACACAGACTTGGGAGTGAACCAAGGTCTGATCTCACATATACATGACTCTGggcagtctgtttttttttctacagcttgTACTACTGCAGTGATAACTAGGCCaagtagaaaattaattttgagttGCATGTCCTTCATCTTAGCTCAAATGTTCAGAAAAGTAACAGACCCCGTAAGTATTCCACGGTTATGGTTTTGCAATTCAGTATGACCCGGTCAATTGATAAAACACACACTTGCATTTGTCAAATGCTGATTGCGAAGGACTTTCTTCCTGAGGATAAGTGATAAATTTGCAACCAACTTGTCCAGTAGTAAGAGACATTTTGTGGAAATGAAGGTCACTCTGTCCTTGATGACATAAAATTGATAAGCTTTGTGAAGATGAAGCATGTATAGATGGTCATAGGAGATTAAGCAATTCATTTATTTAGTAGTATTAACTTCAAATCCCATGATTGATTAGTGTTTGCAGGAATGACAGGATGACCTAAAATAtaagaagaggaaataattaGTATAAGAAACTATAAAGTTATAAATTA
This is a stretch of genomic DNA from Cygnus atratus isolate AKBS03 ecotype Queensland, Australia chromosome 1, CAtr_DNAZoo_HiC_assembly, whole genome shotgun sequence. It encodes these proteins:
- the LRRN3 gene encoding leucine-rich repeat neuronal protein 3; its protein translation is MKDMQLKINFLLGLVITAVVQAVEKKTDCPESCICEIRPWFTPKSVYMEAPTVDCNDLGLFNFPARLPADTQVLLLQTNNIAKIEHSVDFPVNLTGLDLSQNNLSSVASINLTKIPQLLSVYLEENKLTELPEECLSGLHNLQELYINHNLLSVIAPGAFIGLNNLLRLHLNSNGLQMINSKWFEAIPNLEILMIGENPIIRIEDMNFKALTNLRSLVLAGINLTEIPDNALAGLDNLESISFYDNRFARVPHIALQKVTNLKFLDLNKNPINRIRRGDFSNMLHLKELGINNMPELISIDSLAVDNLPDLRKIEATNNPRLSYIHPNAFYRLPKLESLMLNSNALSALYRSTIESLPNLKEVSIHSNPIRCDCVIRWINMNKTNIRFMEPESLFCVDPPEFQGQNVRQIHFREMMEICLPLIAPESFPSTLDLKTGSHVSLHCRATAEPEPEIYWITPSGHKLLPNTISNKYYIHSEGTLDISDVTQKESGLYTCIATNLVGADLKSVMIKVDGSFPQDSNGPLNIKIKDIKSNSVLVSWKASSKILKSSVRWTAFLKAENSQAAQSARVPSDIQVYNLTHLNPSTEYKICIDIPTIYPQNKKQCVNVTTKGLDLAVKRYEKNNIIGFLVCLGTLLGIISVVYFYSCVSREMNYDVGHSYLKIYLKKQSFSLNELYPPLISLWDMGKEKSTAMEVKATVIGVPTNMS